Proteins from one Gibbsiella quercinecans genomic window:
- the glnG gene encoding nitrogen regulation protein NR(I), translated as MQRGIVWIVDDDSSIRWVLERALTGAGVSCATFDSGNEVLEALATQTPDVLLSDIRMPGMDGLALLKQIKQRHPMLPVIIMTAHSDLDAAVSAYQQGAFDYLPKPFDIDEAVALVERAISHYQEQQQPARSQPASGPTTDIIGEAPAMQDVFRIIGRLSRSSISVLINGESGTGKELVAHALHRHSPRAKSPFIALNMAAIPKDLIESELFGHEKGAFTGANQIRQGRFEQADGGTLFLDEIGDMPLDVQTRLLRVLADGQFYRVGGYAPVKVDVRIIAATHQNLEQRVQEGKFREDLFHRLNVIRVHLPPLRERREDIPRLARYFLQVAAKELGVEAKNLHPETETALTRLPWPGNVRQLENTCRWLTVMAAGQEVLIQDLPSELFETSMPESGGHSLPDSWATLLAQWADRALRSGHQNLLSEAQPEMERTLLTTALRHTQGHKQEAARLLGWGRNTLTRKLKELGME; from the coding sequence ATGCAACGAGGGATAGTCTGGATCGTCGATGACGATAGCTCCATCCGCTGGGTGCTTGAACGCGCGCTCACTGGAGCGGGTGTGAGCTGCGCCACATTCGACAGCGGGAATGAAGTACTGGAAGCATTGGCCACGCAAACGCCTGATGTGTTGTTGTCTGATATTCGCATGCCGGGTATGGATGGCCTGGCGCTGCTCAAACAGATCAAACAACGTCACCCAATGCTGCCGGTTATCATCATGACCGCTCATTCAGATCTGGATGCCGCCGTCAGTGCCTATCAACAGGGCGCCTTTGATTACCTGCCCAAGCCGTTCGACATCGACGAAGCCGTCGCGCTGGTCGAACGTGCGATCAGCCACTATCAGGAGCAGCAACAGCCGGCACGCAGCCAGCCTGCCAGCGGCCCCACCACCGACATCATTGGCGAAGCGCCAGCGATGCAGGATGTGTTCCGCATTATTGGGCGGCTGTCGCGCTCATCCATCAGCGTGCTGATCAATGGCGAATCCGGGACCGGTAAAGAACTGGTGGCCCACGCGCTGCATCGCCACAGCCCGCGAGCCAAATCCCCGTTCATCGCGCTGAATATGGCGGCGATCCCGAAAGACCTGATCGAATCTGAACTGTTCGGTCATGAAAAGGGGGCGTTTACCGGCGCCAACCAAATACGCCAGGGCCGCTTTGAACAGGCCGATGGCGGCACGCTGTTCCTGGATGAAATCGGCGATATGCCGCTTGATGTCCAGACACGCCTGCTGCGTGTGCTGGCCGACGGCCAGTTCTACCGCGTGGGCGGCTATGCGCCGGTAAAAGTGGACGTGCGAATCATCGCCGCAACCCACCAAAACCTGGAACAGCGCGTACAGGAAGGCAAGTTCAGGGAGGATTTGTTCCACCGCCTGAACGTGATCCGCGTGCATCTGCCGCCGCTGCGCGAACGGCGCGAGGATATCCCTCGCCTGGCGCGTTACTTCTTGCAGGTGGCGGCGAAAGAGCTGGGCGTCGAGGCTAAAAATCTGCACCCGGAAACGGAAACTGCTCTGACCCGCCTGCCATGGCCGGGGAACGTACGTCAGTTGGAGAATACCTGCCGCTGGCTGACCGTGATGGCCGCTGGCCAGGAAGTGCTGATCCAGGATCTGCCCAGCGAGCTGTTCGAAACCAGCATGCCGGAAAGCGGAGGCCATAGCCTGCCGGACAGTTGGGCCACGCTGCTGGCGCAATGGGCCGATCGCGCGTTGCGTTCCGGTCATCAAAACCTGCTCTCAGAGGCACAGCCGGAGATGGAGCGCACCTTGCTCACCACCGCGCTGCGCCACACGCAGGGGCACAAGCAGGAAGCCGCACGGCTACTGGGCTGGGGCCGAAATACGCTGACGCGTAAGCTGAAAGAGCTCGGGATGGAGTAA